In Fundidesulfovibrio magnetotacticus, a single window of DNA contains:
- the otsB gene encoding trehalose-phosphatase produces MSVQLPGLRHLLEAPEMVEALSGRRTWILALDYDGTLAPFRPARDHAQPYAGVRDVLERLPPAGPSRMVLVSGREAGELARLLGIHPTPEIWGCHGAQRALPGMEPRLELLDAAQTLALERAEALIGDPALAERKPCGLAVHWRGLSPVERDALEARLKSPLRGLADEAGFQLHAFDGGLELRLPGVDKGTAVKALLQENPGALVLYLGDDKTDEDAFRALEGRGIGVLVNERPRPSRAAYRIGAPQELLILLGRFAASLGMQRRMLGGTVNT; encoded by the coding sequence ATGAGCGTTCAACTGCCCGGTCTGCGGCACCTGTTGGAAGCGCCGGAGATGGTGGAGGCCCTTTCCGGCCGCAGAACCTGGATCCTGGCCCTGGACTACGACGGCACTCTCGCCCCCTTCCGGCCCGCGCGAGATCACGCCCAACCTTACGCGGGCGTACGCGACGTGCTGGAGCGCCTCCCCCCCGCCGGTCCCAGCCGCATGGTGCTCGTAAGCGGCCGGGAGGCCGGGGAATTGGCGAGGCTGCTGGGCATTCACCCCACCCCGGAGATCTGGGGCTGCCACGGGGCGCAACGCGCGCTTCCCGGCATGGAGCCCAGGCTCGAACTCCTGGACGCCGCCCAGACACTTGCCCTGGAGCGCGCCGAGGCTCTGATCGGAGATCCCGCCCTGGCGGAGCGCAAGCCCTGCGGCCTGGCCGTACACTGGCGCGGCCTGTCCCCGGTTGAGCGTGATGCCCTTGAGGCGCGCCTGAAGTCCCCGCTACGCGGTCTGGCCGACGAGGCCGGGTTCCAGCTTCACGCCTTCGACGGAGGATTGGAGCTCAGGCTGCCCGGAGTGGACAAGGGCACGGCCGTGAAGGCGCTGCTCCAGGAGAATCCCGGGGCCCTGGTCCTGTACCTCGGAGACGACAAGACCGACGAGGACGCCTTCCGCGCGCTGGAGGGGCGCGGCATCGGGGTGCTGGTGAACGAACGGCCGCGTCCGTCGCGGGCCGCCTACCGCATCGGCGCGCCCCAGGAACTGCTTATCCTGCTGGGGCGCTTCGCGGCCTCCCTCGGGATGCAAAGGAGGATGCTCGGTGGAACAGTCAACACATGA
- a CDS encoding alpha,alpha-trehalose-phosphate synthase (UDP-forming) yields the protein MSNRLPVRVTHEEGKLRIRQGAGGLVTALAPVLRDRGGLWVGWPGATGPGLNAVCRQFSKDAGYLLRPVELDDADVAGFYQGFSNEIVWPLFHEFMLPCNFLPTYWEAYRRANAKFSAAVAAAGRPDDFIWVHDYHLMLMAKQLKEMGKSFRVGFFLHIPFPPADIFLRLPWRRQVVDALLEFDLVGFQTLKDRVNFAESVRRLYPGSRRKGRGQVVSVSSRGRQTRIGGFPISIDFQSFVRDAARQEAVAAARKLREAFGNRFVLFGADRLDYSKGIPERLNAFAHLLESSPELHGKVCLIQVTVPSREEVPMYRDMLAQVERLVSGINGRFATPGWTPVNYIYRNLPREELITYYMAADMCLVTSLGDGMNLVAKEYVACNAALTGTLCLSEFAGAAMEFHRHAAMINPFDVEGVARAIREAMDTPAAVRRRHMRALRDILRRFDVFQWVDSFLMAAFSKRLGDFPTKDGDFYLTVQDRMGPPWDEPWSLDETPTP from the coding sequence GTGTCCAATCGCCTTCCCGTGCGGGTGACGCACGAGGAGGGGAAGCTCCGCATCCGGCAGGGCGCGGGAGGGCTGGTGACCGCCCTAGCCCCGGTGCTGCGCGACAGAGGCGGCCTGTGGGTGGGCTGGCCCGGCGCCACGGGGCCGGGGCTCAACGCCGTGTGCCGCCAGTTCTCCAAGGACGCCGGGTATCTGCTGCGCCCGGTGGAACTGGACGACGCAGACGTCGCCGGTTTCTACCAGGGCTTTTCCAACGAGATCGTGTGGCCCCTGTTCCACGAGTTCATGCTGCCGTGCAACTTTCTGCCCACCTATTGGGAGGCCTACCGCCGGGCAAACGCCAAATTCTCGGCGGCCGTGGCCGCGGCCGGTCGCCCGGACGACTTCATCTGGGTGCACGACTACCACCTCATGCTCATGGCCAAGCAGCTCAAGGAGATGGGCAAGAGCTTCCGCGTGGGCTTTTTTCTGCACATCCCCTTCCCCCCGGCGGACATTTTCCTGCGCCTGCCCTGGAGGCGGCAGGTGGTGGACGCCCTCCTGGAGTTCGACCTGGTGGGCTTCCAGACCCTCAAGGACCGCGTGAATTTCGCGGAGTCCGTCCGCCGCCTCTACCCTGGCAGCAGACGAAAGGGCAGGGGGCAGGTCGTCTCCGTGTCCTCCAGGGGGCGTCAGACAAGGATCGGCGGGTTCCCCATCAGCATCGATTTCCAGAGCTTCGTCCGCGACGCCGCGCGCCAGGAGGCGGTCGCCGCAGCAAGGAAGCTTCGCGAGGCATTCGGCAACCGCTTCGTGCTCTTCGGCGCGGACCGGCTGGACTATTCCAAGGGCATCCCCGAGCGGCTCAACGCCTTCGCTCATCTGTTGGAATCCTCGCCGGAGCTGCACGGGAAGGTCTGCCTGATCCAGGTGACCGTTCCCAGCCGCGAGGAGGTGCCCATGTACCGCGACATGCTCGCGCAGGTCGAACGCCTGGTCAGCGGCATCAACGGCCGCTTCGCCACGCCGGGTTGGACTCCGGTGAACTACATCTACCGCAACCTGCCCCGCGAGGAGCTCATCACCTACTACATGGCCGCCGACATGTGCCTCGTCACCAGCCTGGGCGACGGCATGAACCTGGTGGCCAAGGAATACGTGGCCTGCAACGCCGCGCTCACCGGCACGCTCTGCCTGAGCGAATTCGCCGGCGCGGCCATGGAGTTCCACCGCCACGCTGCGATGATCAATCCCTTCGACGTGGAAGGGGTGGCCCGGGCCATCCGCGAGGCCATGGACACCCCGGCGGCCGTCAGGCGCAGGCACATGCGCGCCTTGCGCGACATCCTGCGGCGCTTCGACGTGTTCCAATGGGTCGATTCCTTCCTCATGGCCGCTTTCTCCAAGCGCCTGGGCGACTTCCCCACCAAGGACGGCGACTTCTACCTCACCGTGCAGGATCGCATGGGTCCGCCCTGGGATGAACCCTGGAGCCTGGACGAAACGCCCACCCCCTGA
- a CDS encoding PAS domain S-box protein gives MYLILSVLWIVFSDAVVSSLFSGSPDGLHWAQTLKGWFFVSLSAALILVVIRRGDERVKAHLAEIEDSRERFRTIFDSVSDVLFILDVSDGAILDVNRRALDTYGYARDEMLSRSVEQLSSGEAPYTQAGAQALLRRAAAGETVVTPWRARTRDGLLFWLEVSIRRAILDGRDVAIVSGRDITQRRHDEEALRESEARYRSVLDNISDVYYRTDKGGSLVMFSPSGASLLGYASVEEMLGRSASSFYAHPHERDNFLATLARTGEVRDYEVTLVRKDGSPVVVSTSSAFYRDDEGEVLGVEGIFRDITTRKQAEEALRESEQRASEIFNFAPDATFVIDRQGRVIAWNRAMEEMSGVKAADMLGKGDHEYSLPIYGKRRPMLIDLVFLPDEQVRREYDFVRSVGDRVVAETTAPVRGVPTALWGVAAPLYDSRGEVVGAIESIRDVTDYKAIERTLRETRNLFNNILESMPSAIIGLDARGMVTHWNKGAGELCGQEAPKALGSPLSRVCDWLDREARPALESAQGERRLLVETVRPEDGGQPRFYDVMVYPLLTDGEQGAVLRVDDVTHKLRLEEMMVQTEKMMSVGGLAAGMAHEINNPLGGILQGVQNIRRRLSPELAANKAAAREAGVDLAAMQDYFRLRGVLEFLDSIRQSGERAARIVGNMLGFSRRSQSPGVPSSLEELLENSLELAATDYDLKKKYDFKRIEIVREYEPDMPKVPCSPMEIEQVILNLLRNAAQAMGSHPAQGAPPRLMLRLRREADMAVLEVEDNGPGMSEEVRRKAFEPFFSTKPPGEGTGLGLSVSFFIVSAHRGSIFVLSQPGQGCRFVIRLPLEAAPSASHSAD, from the coding sequence ATGTATCTGATCCTGAGCGTGCTCTGGATCGTGTTCTCCGACGCGGTCGTCAGTTCGCTCTTTTCCGGCTCGCCCGATGGCCTGCACTGGGCGCAGACGCTCAAGGGGTGGTTCTTCGTCTCCCTCTCGGCGGCGCTGATCCTCGTGGTGATCCGGCGCGGAGACGAACGCGTGAAGGCCCACCTGGCCGAGATCGAGGACAGCCGGGAACGCTTCCGCACCATCTTCGATTCCGTGAGCGACGTGCTCTTCATCCTCGACGTTTCCGACGGTGCCATCCTCGACGTGAACCGCCGCGCACTGGACACCTACGGCTACGCCCGCGACGAGATGCTTTCCCGAAGCGTGGAACAGCTCAGCTCCGGCGAAGCCCCCTACACGCAGGCCGGGGCCCAGGCGCTCCTGCGCCGCGCCGCCGCCGGTGAGACCGTGGTGACCCCCTGGAGGGCCAGGACCAGGGACGGCCTGCTCTTCTGGCTGGAGGTTTCCATCCGCCGGGCCATCCTGGACGGACGCGACGTGGCCATCGTCTCCGGGCGCGACATCACCCAGCGCCGACACGACGAGGAGGCCCTGCGTGAAAGCGAGGCCCGCTACCGCTCCGTGCTCGACAACATCTCCGACGTCTACTACCGCACCGACAAAGGCGGATCGCTCGTGATGTTCAGCCCCTCCGGGGCCAGTCTCCTGGGCTACGCCTCGGTGGAAGAGATGCTCGGCCGCAGCGCCTCGAGCTTCTACGCCCACCCCCATGAACGCGACAACTTTCTTGCCACCCTGGCGCGAACAGGCGAGGTGCGCGACTACGAGGTCACCCTGGTGCGCAAGGACGGCTCCCCCGTGGTTGTCTCCACCAGCAGCGCCTTCTACCGCGACGATGAGGGCGAGGTGCTGGGCGTGGAGGGCATCTTCCGCGACATCACCACCCGCAAACAGGCCGAGGAGGCCCTGCGCGAATCGGAACAGCGCGCCTCCGAGATCTTCAACTTCGCCCCCGACGCCACGTTCGTCATCGACCGGCAGGGGCGGGTGATCGCCTGGAACAGGGCCATGGAAGAGATGAGCGGGGTCAAGGCCGCCGACATGCTCGGCAAGGGCGACCACGAATACTCCCTGCCCATCTACGGCAAGCGCCGCCCCATGCTCATCGATCTGGTGTTTCTCCCCGACGAGCAGGTGAGGCGCGAATACGACTTCGTGCGCAGCGTGGGCGACCGCGTGGTGGCCGAAACCACCGCCCCCGTGCGCGGCGTGCCCACGGCCCTCTGGGGCGTGGCCGCGCCTCTCTACGACAGCCGGGGCGAGGTGGTCGGGGCCATCGAGTCCATCCGCGACGTCACGGACTACAAGGCCATCGAGCGCACGTTGCGCGAGACGCGCAACCTCTTCAACAACATCCTGGAGTCCATGCCCTCGGCCATCATCGGCCTGGACGCCAGGGGCATGGTGACCCACTGGAACAAGGGCGCCGGGGAACTCTGCGGGCAGGAGGCCCCCAAGGCCCTGGGCAGCCCGCTCTCCCGGGTCTGCGACTGGCTGGACCGGGAGGCCCGCCCCGCCCTGGAGAGCGCCCAGGGAGAGCGCAGGCTCCTGGTGGAGACCGTGCGCCCGGAAGACGGCGGCCAGCCGCGCTTTTACGACGTGATGGTCTACCCCCTGCTCACCGACGGCGAACAGGGCGCGGTGCTGCGCGTGGACGACGTGACCCACAAGCTGCGCCTGGAAGAGATGATGGTCCAGACCGAGAAGATGATGAGCGTGGGCGGCCTTGCGGCGGGCATGGCCCACGAGATCAACAACCCCCTGGGCGGCATCCTTCAGGGCGTGCAGAACATCCGGCGCAGGCTCTCCCCGGAGCTGGCCGCCAACAAGGCCGCGGCCCGGGAGGCGGGCGTGGATCTCGCCGCCATGCAGGACTATTTCCGCCTGCGGGGCGTGCTGGAGTTCCTGGATTCCATCCGGCAATCCGGCGAGCGTGCCGCGCGCATCGTGGGAAACATGCTGGGGTTCTCGCGGCGCTCCCAGTCGCCCGGCGTCCCGTCCAGCCTGGAGGAACTGCTGGAGAACAGCCTGGAGCTGGCCGCCACGGACTACGATCTGAAAAAGAAGTACGACTTCAAAAGGATCGAGATCGTGCGCGAATACGAACCGGACATGCCAAAGGTGCCGTGCTCGCCCATGGAGATCGAACAGGTGATCCTGAACCTTCTGCGCAACGCGGCCCAGGCCATGGGATCGCATCCGGCTCAGGGCGCTCCGCCGCGCCTGATGCTGCGACTGCGCCGCGAGGCCGACATGGCCGTGTTGGAAGTGGAGGACAACGGACCCGGCATGAGCGAAGAGGTCCGGCGCAAGGCCTTCGAGCCCTTCTTCAGCACCAAACCGCCCGGGGAGGGCACCGGGCTCGGGCTTTCGGTCTCCTTCTTCATCGTTTCGGCCCATCGCGGCAGCATCTTCGTGCTCTCCCAGCCCGGTCAGGGCTGCCGCTTCGTGATCCGCCTTCCCCTGGAGGCGGCCCCCTCCGCCTCCCACTCCGCCGACTGA
- a CDS encoding SulP family inorganic anion transporter: protein MEEASFAGREATGWPVPKLFRVLRRGLGLRDLTKDVLAGLTVGVVALPLAMAFAIASHVPPERGIFTAIVAGFLISFLGGSRFAVGGPTGAFVVIIAGVVDRHGYDGLVLTTLLAGAMLLLMGAARLGKLIKFIPYPVTTGFTSGIAVLIFFSQLTEFFGMKLAHVPSEFLPKVALLASSLDKVDPATSAIGLVSLGAILLARRFFPIIPAPVFGVAVGAVTAAAFFLPVETIGTRFGGIPSALPAFTPPTLDWSSVKGLMPDAMTIALLAGIESLLCCVVADGMTGDRHDSSAELMAQGTANIASVLFGGIPATGAIARTVTSIKSGAVSPVAGCVHALTLVLFVLFAAPLASAIPLASLAAVLLVVAFDMSEYRRFARLLKAPRSDVSVLLATFSLTVLVDLTVAVYVGVLLASLLFMRRMSELTEISTWKLPGNDKEEDEAPMSLAGRSDGPGDYESCPLPSGNVAGDDSIQVYEIDGPFFFGIADRFQDILDVVKGKPRVFILDVTHTPTIDSTGVNALEGFIRKCRHRKIELFLVGARPHFLTTMHRFGTDDLIGPDHLYNSVIEAIQAAEKVPYRI, encoded by the coding sequence TTGGAAGAGGCATCTTTCGCGGGGCGCGAGGCCACAGGCTGGCCCGTGCCCAAGCTGTTCCGGGTGTTGCGCAGGGGTCTGGGCCTCAGGGATCTTACCAAGGACGTGCTGGCCGGGCTCACCGTGGGCGTGGTGGCCCTGCCCCTGGCCATGGCCTTCGCCATCGCCTCCCACGTGCCCCCCGAGCGGGGCATTTTCACGGCCATCGTCGCGGGCTTTCTGATCTCCTTCCTGGGCGGATCGCGCTTCGCCGTGGGCGGGCCGACGGGCGCGTTCGTGGTGATCATCGCGGGCGTGGTGGACCGGCACGGCTACGACGGCCTGGTGCTGACCACCCTCCTGGCCGGGGCCATGCTCCTGCTCATGGGCGCGGCCCGCCTGGGCAAGCTCATCAAGTTCATCCCCTATCCCGTGACCACCGGCTTCACCAGCGGCATCGCGGTGCTCATCTTCTTCAGCCAGCTCACCGAGTTCTTCGGCATGAAGCTCGCGCACGTGCCCTCGGAGTTCCTGCCCAAGGTGGCCCTGCTGGCCTCCTCCCTGGACAAGGTGGACCCCGCCACCTCGGCCATCGGGCTGGTCTCCCTGGGGGCCATCCTGCTGGCCCGGCGCTTCTTCCCCATCATCCCGGCCCCGGTGTTCGGCGTGGCCGTGGGCGCGGTGACCGCCGCCGCCTTCTTCCTGCCCGTGGAGACCATCGGCACCCGCTTCGGGGGCATCCCCTCCGCGCTGCCCGCCTTCACGCCGCCCACGCTGGACTGGTCCTCCGTGAAGGGGCTCATGCCCGACGCCATGACCATCGCCCTGCTGGCGGGCATCGAGTCGCTGCTGTGCTGCGTGGTGGCCGACGGAATGACCGGCGACCGCCACGACTCCTCGGCCGAGCTCATGGCCCAGGGCACGGCCAACATCGCCTCCGTGCTCTTCGGGGGCATTCCGGCCACCGGGGCCATCGCCCGCACGGTGACCAGCATCAAGAGCGGCGCGGTCTCGCCCGTGGCGGGCTGCGTGCACGCCTTGACACTGGTGCTCTTCGTGCTCTTCGCCGCGCCCCTGGCCTCGGCCATCCCCCTGGCGAGCCTGGCCGCCGTGCTCCTGGTGGTGGCCTTCGACATGAGCGAATACCGCCGCTTCGCAAGGCTCCTCAAGGCCCCGCGCTCCGACGTGTCGGTGTTGCTGGCCACGTTCTCGCTCACCGTGCTGGTGGACCTCACCGTGGCCGTGTACGTGGGCGTGCTGCTGGCCTCTCTGCTCTTCATGCGCCGCATGAGCGAACTTACCGAGATCAGCACCTGGAAGCTCCCCGGCAACGACAAGGAGGAGGACGAGGCCCCCATGAGCCTCGCCGGGCGCTCCGACGGACCGGGAGACTACGAATCCTGCCCGCTGCCCAGCGGCAACGTGGCCGGGGACGACTCCATCCAGGTCTACGAGATCGACGGGCCTTTCTTCTTCGGCATCGCGGACCGCTTCCAGGACATCCTGGACGTGGTGAAGGGCAAGCCCCGGGTGTTCATCCTGGACGTGACCCACACGCCCACCATCGACTCCACGGGCGTCAACGCCCTGGAGGGGTTCATCCGCAAATGCCGCCACCGCAAGATCGAACTCTTCCTGGTGGGCGCGCGCCCCCACTTCCTGACCACCATGCACCGCTTCGGCACCGACGACCTCATCGGGCCGGACCACCTCTACAACAGCGTCATCGAGGCCATCCAGGCCGCCGAAAAGGTGCCCTACAGGATCTGA
- the prfA gene encoding peptide chain release factor 1 produces the protein MFAKLESIESKYLTLEKDLSSPDALSDQERYRKLTKAHADLGDVVAVYRRFKKLRDDLEENKLLLEDADPDMRDLAKAEVAAIQDEMPKLEDELKLLLLPKDPLDDKNILLEIRAGTGGEEAALFAADLFRMYVRYAERKRWKMEVMSESPSDTGGYKEIILSIAGEKVYSRLKYESGTHRVQRVPATESQGRIHTSAATVAVLPEADEVDVQLDPNDLRIDVYRSSGPGGQSVNTTDSAVRVTHIPSGLVVICQDEKSQHKNRAKALKVLRSRLLQQEQEKQRMEVEATRRQQVGSGDRSERIRTYNFPQGRMSDHRINLTLYSLDRLMDGDIDEMMDALISHYQTEALKAQADNA, from the coding sequence ATGTTCGCCAAGCTCGAAAGCATCGAATCGAAGTACCTGACCCTGGAGAAGGACCTCTCCTCCCCCGACGCCCTCTCCGACCAGGAGCGCTACCGCAAGCTCACCAAGGCCCACGCCGACCTGGGCGATGTGGTGGCCGTGTACCGCCGCTTCAAGAAGCTCCGGGACGACCTGGAGGAGAACAAGCTCCTCCTGGAGGACGCCGACCCCGACATGCGCGACCTGGCCAAGGCCGAGGTGGCCGCCATCCAGGATGAAATGCCCAAGCTGGAGGACGAGCTCAAGCTCCTGCTGCTGCCCAAGGACCCCCTGGACGACAAGAACATCCTCCTGGAAATCCGCGCGGGCACCGGCGGCGAGGAGGCGGCCCTCTTCGCGGCCGACCTCTTCCGCATGTACGTGCGCTACGCCGAGCGCAAGCGCTGGAAGATGGAGGTGATGAGCGAATCGCCCTCCGACACCGGCGGCTACAAGGAAATCATCCTGAGCATCGCGGGCGAGAAGGTGTACAGCCGCCTCAAGTACGAGTCCGGCACGCACCGCGTGCAGCGCGTGCCCGCCACCGAGTCCCAGGGGCGCATCCACACCTCGGCCGCCACCGTGGCCGTGCTCCCCGAGGCCGACGAGGTGGACGTTCAGCTCGACCCCAACGACCTGCGCATCGACGTCTACCGCTCCAGCGGCCCGGGCGGACAGTCCGTGAACACCACCGACTCGGCTGTGCGCGTCACGCACATCCCCTCGGGGCTGGTGGTGATCTGCCAGGACGAGAAGAGCCAGCACAAGAACCGGGCCAAGGCCCTCAAGGTGCTGCGTTCGCGCCTGCTCCAGCAGGAGCAGGAGAAGCAGCGCATGGAGGTGGAAGCCACCCGCCGCCAGCAGGTGGGCTCGGGCGACCGCTCCGAGCGCATCCGCACCTACAATTTCCCCCAGGGCCGCATGAGCGACCACCGCATCAACCTGACGCTCTACAGCCTCGACCGGCTCATGGACGGCGACATCGACGAGATGATGGACGCCCTCATCAGCCACTACCAGACCGAAGCCCTCAAGGCCCAGGCCGACAACGCCTGA
- the treS gene encoding maltose alpha-D-glucosyltransferase, producing MWYKETIIYELHVRSFADGDGDGVGDFKGLIGKLDYLQRLGAGAVWLLPFYPSPLRDDGYDIADYDSINPVYGTLRDFRRFLHEAHARGLKVITELVLNHTSDQHAWFQRARRAAPGSRQRDWYVWSDTTEKYRGARIIFNDFEHSNWTWDPVAKAHYWHRFYSHQPDLNYDNPAVRKAMIKVVDHWLGMGVDGLRLDAVPYLIERSGTNCENLPETHEFLKELRSHVDARHPGCMLLAEANQWPEDAVSYFGRGDECHMAFHFPVMPRIFMSLWTEDRYPVVDILEQTPPIPEVCQWALFLRNHDELTLEMVTDEERDYMVRAYASDARARINMGIRRRLAPLMQNNRRRIEVINFLLFSFPGTPIIYYGDELGMGDNYHLGDRHGVRTPMQWSPDRNAGFSTANPQSIYPPVVVDPEYHYQVVNVETQERNQTSLLWWMRRLIAMYKSLPSLGKGSLRFVRSENTKVLSFLREHESQRLLVLVNLSRHAQVAELELGELAGTTPVEVFGGSRFPQVGKAPYVVTLGPHDHFWLVLEDQRAPACAPEGVVLRGLQDDASEVPGYDIIARVVSRFPQLLTQPALQQEGAPQRPARLLDHLVLGHGDDAPVLALVDAGAGQEPAAFCLAMPGFKHGESLRHLEETRPEAVLARLKDGARVTGLIDGLEDARTAHLLAAQMTGGFTRRSRESEWSAKVLLPRARRAELAVASEACRLLRSTRHSACWSLGNEGLLKIYRHPEEGAHHEPELLKALKRQGFEGVPELIAELDYRRPGSQGMTLAVIVEFLPGAENGRDFADQALRHMAELALATDCPVGDPVAQPLLAAPALTQAQRGVLGEHVLDFFRRLGERAASLHAALGREPGAAFEPEPFNKLYQRSIYQSMRNLAHRADSAVRRAAQEAGRTARRLPLAQVRDRLAGLLAIPPSGLRIRIHGDFRLVNILRRGPELCIVDFDGDVRLPLGERAIKRSPLRDVANMLVSIERAVSRASRSDPGQHPADQTRLAAWRALWRRAAGHAFLKSYLEHAEPSGQLPGAREETLGLLRIFLLEQLLGRVMREAWERPDEADMYMDMVDSYLKVFP from the coding sequence ATGTGGTACAAAGAAACGATCATCTACGAGTTGCACGTGCGCTCCTTCGCCGACGGCGACGGTGACGGCGTGGGCGACTTCAAGGGTCTCATCGGCAAGCTGGACTACCTGCAACGCCTGGGGGCGGGGGCCGTCTGGCTGCTCCCGTTCTACCCATCCCCCCTGCGCGACGACGGGTACGACATCGCCGACTACGACTCCATCAACCCCGTCTACGGAACCCTGCGCGACTTCCGCCGCTTTCTTCACGAGGCGCACGCCCGAGGCCTCAAGGTCATCACCGAACTGGTGCTCAACCATACCTCGGACCAGCACGCCTGGTTCCAGCGCGCAAGGCGCGCCGCGCCGGGTTCGCGCCAACGCGACTGGTACGTCTGGAGCGACACCACCGAGAAGTACCGGGGCGCGCGCATCATCTTCAACGACTTCGAGCACTCCAACTGGACCTGGGACCCCGTGGCCAAGGCTCATTACTGGCACCGCTTCTACTCCCACCAACCCGACCTCAACTACGACAACCCCGCCGTGCGCAAGGCCATGATCAAGGTGGTGGACCACTGGCTGGGGATGGGGGTGGACGGCCTTCGCTTGGACGCCGTGCCCTACCTGATCGAACGCAGCGGCACCAACTGCGAAAACCTCCCCGAAACCCACGAGTTCCTCAAGGAGCTGCGCTCTCATGTGGACGCCCGCCACCCCGGCTGCATGCTCCTGGCGGAGGCCAACCAGTGGCCAGAGGACGCCGTGAGCTACTTCGGCCGGGGCGACGAATGCCACATGGCCTTCCACTTTCCCGTGATGCCGCGCATCTTCATGTCCCTGTGGACCGAGGACCGCTACCCAGTGGTGGACATCCTGGAGCAGACGCCCCCCATCCCGGAGGTCTGCCAGTGGGCTCTCTTCCTGCGCAACCACGACGAGCTGACGCTGGAGATGGTCACCGACGAGGAGCGGGACTACATGGTCCGCGCCTACGCAAGCGACGCCCGCGCGCGTATCAACATGGGCATCCGCCGCAGGCTCGCCCCGCTGATGCAGAACAACCGGCGACGCATCGAGGTGATCAACTTCCTGCTGTTCTCCTTCCCCGGAACGCCCATCATCTACTACGGCGACGAGCTGGGCATGGGCGACAACTACCACCTGGGCGACCGCCACGGCGTGCGCACCCCCATGCAGTGGAGCCCGGACCGCAATGCGGGCTTCTCCACGGCAAACCCCCAAAGCATCTATCCGCCCGTGGTGGTGGATCCCGAATACCACTATCAGGTCGTCAACGTGGAGACGCAGGAGCGCAACCAGACCTCGCTCCTGTGGTGGATGCGCCGCCTGATAGCCATGTACAAGTCCCTGCCTTCGCTGGGCAAAGGCTCCCTTCGCTTCGTGCGCAGCGAGAACACGAAGGTTTTGAGCTTTCTGCGCGAGCACGAATCCCAACGTCTGCTGGTGCTGGTGAACCTCTCGCGCCACGCCCAGGTGGCCGAACTGGAACTGGGCGAACTGGCCGGGACCACGCCGGTGGAGGTGTTCGGCGGTTCGCGCTTCCCGCAGGTGGGCAAGGCCCCCTACGTGGTGACGCTCGGGCCGCACGACCATTTCTGGCTCGTGCTGGAGGACCAGCGGGCCCCGGCGTGCGCCCCGGAGGGCGTGGTGCTGCGGGGCCTGCAGGACGACGCCTCCGAGGTCCCGGGGTATGACATCATAGCCCGCGTGGTGTCCCGTTTCCCCCAACTCCTGACGCAGCCGGCCCTTCAGCAGGAAGGAGCGCCCCAGCGTCCGGCGCGTCTGTTGGACCATCTCGTGCTGGGGCACGGCGACGATGCCCCCGTGCTGGCCCTGGTGGACGCCGGAGCGGGGCAGGAGCCTGCGGCGTTCTGTCTGGCCATGCCCGGCTTCAAACACGGCGAATCCCTGCGCCACCTGGAGGAGACGCGGCCCGAGGCCGTCTTGGCCCGCCTGAAGGACGGCGCAAGGGTCACGGGGCTGATCGACGGCCTGGAGGACGCGCGCACCGCGCATCTTCTGGCCGCCCAGATGACCGGAGGATTCACCCGGCGTTCGCGGGAGAGCGAGTGGTCGGCCAAGGTTCTTCTGCCGCGGGCGCGTCGCGCCGAACTGGCCGTGGCGTCCGAGGCCTGCCGCCTGCTGCGCTCCACCAGGCATTCGGCCTGCTGGTCGCTGGGCAATGAGGGGCTGCTCAAGATCTACCGGCATCCGGAGGAGGGCGCCCATCACGAGCCGGAGCTGCTCAAAGCCTTGAAGCGTCAGGGCTTCGAGGGGGTGCCGGAACTCATCGCCGAGCTGGACTACCGCCGGCCGGGCAGTCAGGGCATGACGCTGGCCGTGATCGTGGAGTTTCTCCCGGGCGCGGAGAACGGCAGGGACTTCGCGGACCAGGCCTTGCGGCACATGGCCGAACTCGCCCTGGCCACCGACTGCCCCGTCGGAGACCCCGTCGCGCAGCCGCTGCTCGCCGCGCCCGCGCTCACCCAGGCCCAGCGCGGAGTGCTGGGCGAACACGTGCTGGATTTCTTCCGCCGCCTGGGCGAACGGGCGGCATCCCTGCACGCGGCCCTGGGGCGCGAGCCCGGGGCGGCCTTCGAGCCCGAGCCCTTCAACAAGCTCTATCAGCGCTCCATCTACCAGAGCATGCGCAACCTGGCGCACCGTGCCGACAGCGCGGTGCGGCGCGCGGCCCAGGAAGCCGGGCGCACGGCCAGGCGGCTGCCGCTGGCCCAGGTGCGCGACAGGCTGGCGGGCCTGCTTGCCATACCGCCCTCCGGGCTGCGCATCCGCATCCACGGCGACTTCCGGTTGGTGAACATTCTTCGCAGGGGGCCGGAGCTGTGCATCGTGGATTTCGACGGCGACGTGCGGCTGCCACTGGGCGAGCGCGCCATCAAACGCTCGCCGCTGCGCGACGTGGCCAACATGCTGGTCTCCATCGAGAGGGCCGTGTCCCGCGCAAGCCGTTCCGATCCCGGCCAACACCCGGCGGACCAGACCCGGCTGGCGGCCTGGCGCGCGTTATGGCGTCGCGCCGCCGGGCACGCCTTCCTGAAGAGCTACCTGGAGCACGCGGAACCCTCCGGACAGTTGCCCGGCGCTCGGGAAGAAACGCTGGGACTTCTAAGAATATTCCTGCTGGAGCAGCTCCTGGGGCGCGTGATGCGCGAAGCCTGGGAGCGGCCCGACGAGGCTGACATGTACATGGATATGGTCGATTCTTATCTGAAGGTGTTCCCATGA